A window of Pectinophora gossypiella chromosome 12, ilPecGoss1.1, whole genome shotgun sequence contains these coding sequences:
- the LOC126371608 gene encoding beta-1,4-N-acetylgalactosaminyltransferase bre-4-like — translation MVTESTWGSPKVVNISTDKLINGSYAPKYCRPAFSVAILVPYRNRKEHLNIFLPNIHNFLKMQNIHYKVYLIEQQDEHPWNKGILFNVGAKQAIADGFPCLILHDVDLLPLDHSNLYACTIQPRHMSSCIDEFRFVLLYDIIFGGVVSIRSDQYKTVNGFSNKFDYWGGEDDEFLERIFENGLKMQRFPPDMSRYTLLHGHAPRVDNKNRWIIRAENRRTRRRGDGLDSVQKHVLKVTVEGHPMYTLLGVKRNYSIT, via the exons ATGG TTACTGAAAGTACTTGGGGGTCACCTAAAGTGGTGAATATTTCAACTGATAAACTAATCAATGGTAGCTATGCTCCGAAATATTGTCGACCAGCTTTTAGTGTTGCAATCTTGGTACCATACAGGAACAGGAAGGAACATTTGAACATATTTTTGCCCAATATACACAATTTTCTGAAAATGCAAAATATACActacaa AGTATACTTAATTGAGCAACAAGACGAACACCCGTGGAATAAGGGCATACTCTTCAACGTCGGTGCCAAGCAAGCCATCGCCGATGGCTTCCCCTGCCTCATCCTCCATGACGTCGACTTGCTGCCACTAGACCACAGCAATTTGTACGCCTGCACGATTCAGCCACGCCATATGAGCAGTTGTATCGATGAATTCAGATTTGTCTTGCTCTACGACATCATATTTGGAG GAGTTGTATCGATAAGAAGTGATCAATACAAAACAGTAAATGGATTTTCGAATAAATTTGATTATTGGGGAGGTGAAGATGATGAATTCCTTGAGAGGATTTTTGAAAACGGCCTTAAGATGCAAAG ATTTCCACCTGACATGTCCCGGTACACATTGCTTCACGGCCACGCACCGCGGGTAGACAACAAGAACCGATGGATCATCCGCGCTGAGAACCGCCGCACGCGCAGGCGAGGTGACGGGCTTGACTCTGTTCAGAAACACGTGTTAAAg GTCACCGTCGAAGGTCACCCGATGTACACCCTGCTTGGAGTGAAGCGGAATTATTCCATAACATGA
- the LOC126371607 gene encoding beta-1,4-N-acetylgalactosaminyltransferase bre-4-like, translating into MCPNMWDNLVPYTFVSSNTLAPGVRFGHSSIAYDAICKDVTSDNNLSECDYSDVLSSTKSESIRRPKSINISTENIINGSFSPGHCQPMYSVAILLPYRNRKDQLDVFLPNIHNFLIRQKIHYKVYVIEQQDNHPWNKGILYNVGARQAIIEHFPCLIFHDIDLIPVDHSNLYVCMEEPRHMSASIDDYRFVLIYDTLFGGVVSIRTDQYIAVNGYPPDMSRYAQYHGNRPRIENKDRWKVMEENRRTRRAGDGFYSVQQHVLEMTVEGFPMYTLIGVKRNYKMI; encoded by the exons ATGTGTCCAAATATGTGGGACAATTTGGTTCCGTACACGTTCGTGTCATCTAACACTTTGGCCCCCGGGGTGCGCTTTGGACATAGT AGTATAGCTTATGATGCAATTTGTAAAGACGTTACGTCG GATAATAACCTATCAGAGTGTGACTACAGTGATGTGTTGTCTAGTACTAAAAGCGAAAGCATAAGAAGACCAAAATCAATCAATATATCTactgaaaatataataaatgggAGTTTTAGTCCAGGACACTGCCAACCGATGTACAGTGTTGCTATATTATTACCTTACAGGAACAGAAAAGATCAGCTGGATGTATTTCTTCCAAATATTCACAATTTTTTAATACGACAAAAAATACACTATAA AGTATACGTGATAGAACAGCAAGACAACCACCCTTGGAATAAAGGCATACTCTACAATGTCGGGGCCAGACAAGCGATCATAGAACATTTCCCCTGCCTCATATTTCATGATATTGACTTAATACCGGTAGACCACAGTAATCTCTACGTCTGTATGGAAGAACCACGGCATATGAGTGCGTCTATTGATGATTATAGATTTGTTCTGATCTATGACACTCTATTCGGAGGTGTAGTGTCAATAAGAACAGACCAATATATAGCAGTGAATGG ATACCCGCCAGACATGTCAAGGTACGCACAGTACCACGGCAACAGACCCCGGATAGAGAACAAAGACAGATGGAAGGTTATGGAAGAGAATCGGCGCACACGACGGGCGGGTGATGGCTTTTATTCGGTGCAACAACATGTGTTGGAG ATGACAGTTGAAGGGTTCCCGATGTACACGCTTATCGGAGTTAAGCGAAATTACAAAATGATATAG